The following are encoded together in the Theileria orientalis strain Shintoku DNA, chromosome 1, complete genome genome:
- a CDS encoding Plasmodium falciparum CPW-WPC repeat containing protein, translated as MSGWDAGVCKAPISYFGPCSSEIISANNRLDKGILEKKCGITWPCLEVCERDLGRCPKNWLSSNNTCTPSSSYKGNCSGPVSLESMEMSQKILWGMKCDIHFTCKDSCQKDYYSKFPKDWKLVGGNCEAPKSYNGPCHSITNLSFFNQKMKEQFEVVCNVKYPCKAGK; from the exons CTGAGTGGGTGGGATGCTGGAGTTTGTAAGGCTCCAATTTCTTATTTCGGCCCTTGCTCTTCTGAGATAATCTCTGCGAATAACAGACTGGACAAAGGAATATTGGAGAAGAAGTGCGGGATAACCTG GCCTTGTTTGGAGGTGTGTGAAAGGGACCTGGGAAGATGCCCAAAGAACTGGCTAAGCAGCAACAATACATGTACTCCGTCATCCTCCTATAAGG GAAACTGCAGTGGACCAGTCAGCTTGGAGTCCATGGAAATGAGTCAGAAGATACTCTGGGGAATGAAGTGCGACATTCATTTCACGTGTAag GATTCATGTCAAAAGGACTATTATTCCAAGTTCCCTAAG GACTGGAAACTgg TGGGAGGTAACTGCGAAGCACCCAAGAGCTACAATGGACCATGCCATTctataacaaatttatctttttttaatCAGAAAATGAag gAGCAATTTGAAGTAGTTtgtaatgtaaaatatcctTGTAAAGCtggaaaataa